In Flavobacterium sp. 83, the genomic window CGCAACAAGGATTCTGGTTCAAATCACCAATCTTCAATCTATAGAAAGAATGAAGAAAAATGTAAAAGAAACGGACATCTATATAAAACCAGACATCAAAAACTACGGTGTTATTTCATTCGATAAAGGAAAAGAAATTGTTAGAAAAGGAGAAGAAGCAACTTTCTCTGTTTTTGAAAAACTTAAACTATTGGTTGATGAAACAAACCCATACAACAAACCCGCATTAAAAATTGTTACAGACAGTTTGCAAATTAAAAATATAAACTGCAATGAACTGGATAATTACACAAAAGATTATGTTGTTGGGAAATTAAGATTTAAGCCAGGTGTTAAAACTACTTACAATGATTTATTGAAAGGAATTAATAATATCAATGCAACTCAAAACTTTAGTACAATATCCTATTCGTTAGATGCAAATAATGAACGAGACGACTTAAATATGACTTTAAAGGAAAATCCTACAAAGACCTATTTGAAATTTGGATTGCATTATGACAGTTTGTTTAAAAGTGGTGTTTTGGTTAATCTAACCCGTAAAAAAACACTTTTTAAAAATGATATAGCTTCACTTGATATTGTTTTGGGAGATAATACCCGATATAATTTAGATTATTATATTGAAAATGGATTTAATTTAAGTTTTGGTTTTAAATCCCAATTCAATCAGTTTAATAGAAATGTCGCTAAAGAAATTAGTAATTTGAATTTAAGTAATGTGAATTCAATCAATGTTGATTTTACAGATTTGACCAATCAAGCTTATTTCCAATCGTTATTTGTTCAAAAATTTTTGGTTGGAGCTGGTGTTGAGTTTAAATTTTTAAAAATAAAATCAGAAACGTTGGCTAATGTAGATCCAATAATTGATAATAGTAATTATTTAAGTGTTTTTGGATATGCAAAATATGATTCCTTTGACAATAAATATTTCCCTAAAAAAGGATGGTATTTTTCAGGAGATATTCAATCGTATTTACTTTCGTCAAATTATACTGGAGACTTTAAACCATTCTCTATAGCTAAAGCGGATTTTGGAATAGCCACAACAATTTTTAAAAACGCAACAATTAAGATTCAAACGGATGCTGGTTTCTCCTTTGGCAATGAAAGTGTTTCCTTTTTTAATTTTGTTGTAGGAGGTTATGGTTATGCCCCCATAAATAATTTTAAGTATTTCTATGGGTATGATTTTTTAAGTGTAGCTGCCAATAGTTATATAAAATCAACCGGAACTATTGATTATGAGTTTTACAAAAATAACCATATTAACTTTTCGGCAAATTTTGCCAATATTGGAGATAAAATTTTTGAATCAGTCAATTGGATTTCGGTTCCTAAGTATTCAGGATATGCAGTAGGCTATGGTCTGGAAACGGTAATTGGTCCCATAGAAATAAAATATTCCTGGTCTCCTGAAAATCCAAAAGGATATACTTGGTTTAGTGTCGGATTTTTATTTTAATTGTAATTTATTTCAATAATAATTCCGATATTTGTTGTTATGGAGACAAAATGGCTAGGTTTATTAGAGTATCTTCAATTCCTTATCAAGAGAAATCCTGAGTAAGCGCCCTTTTTTTTGATTTAACATAGCATATTATAAAGTAATCTCAACTTTAAATTGTTACACTTTTAAACAAAAAAACCATGCCTTTATATCATAAATTGGGAAGTTTTCCCCAAAAGAGACACACACAATTCGAAAAACCAAACGGTGGTTTGTACTACGAACAACTTTTTGGAACCGAGGGTTTTCATGGCCATTCGTCATTATTATATCATGTTCACAGGCCAACACAGATAAAGGAAATTCTTAATTCTTACTCTGTCGAACCTAAAATCGCCATTGGAAAAAACATAAAATCCTTATTGTTAAAAGGGTTTGAGTTAAAACCTGAAGATGATTTTTTGGACAGTCGCAAAGCCATGCTGGTCAATAAAGATTGTACTATAGGATTAGCTGCGCCAAAACAATCCTTGCGAACGTATTTCTATAAAAATGCCGATGCCGATGAAATGATTTTCATTCACAAAGGGAAAGGAAAGTTACGAACCATGATGGGTAATATTCCTTTTAAATATGGTGATTATCTTATTATTCCACGCGGAATGATTTATCAAATAGATTTTGATACTTTAGAAAACAGATTGTTTTATGTCGAATCATTTGCACCATTTTATACTCCAAAACGCTATAAAAACGAATCGGGTCAGCACTTAGAACATTCGCCGTTTTGTGAGCGTGATTTTATTTTACCAAACGAGTTAGAGACGCATGATGACAAAGGTGACTTTCTTATCAAAATCAAAAAAGAAGGCATGATTCATGAAGTCGTTTACGCAACACACCCTTTTGATGTTGTGGGTTGGGACGGCTATAATTTTCCTTACGGATTCAGTATTCACAATTTCGAACCTATAACAGGTCGTGTGCATCAGCCGCCGCCAGTGCATCAAACTTTTGAAACTTCGACTTTTGTGGTTTGTTCTTTCGTTCCACGATTGTATGATTACCATCCAAAAGCCATTCCTGCGCCTTATAATCATAGCAACATCGACAGCGATGAGGTTTTGTATTATGTAGACGGCGATTTCATGAGCCGAAATAATATTGAGCAAGGTCATATCACATTACACCCAAAAGGGATTCCTCACGGACCAGCGCCAGGAGCCATGGAGCGCAGCATTGGTCAAACCATAACGCACGAATTAGCGGTTATGGTCGATACGTTTCGCCCGTTAATGGTAACCGAAGAAGCGATGGGACTTGACGATGGACAGTATTATAAATCTTGGGTAGAATAACGTCATCCTGGGCGCAGTCGAAGGGAGGAGCTATTTCCTGCTATTCGTTGCAAACGAAAGTTACTGAACTCCAATAAAAATATAAACAAAGTGAAGTAATCTTTTTTTCGGTAAAAAAACCTCAAAAAAGGATTTTCGCTTATATCAGGGCTAGGGCTTTAGAGTAAATAACAACTTTTTTTTAAAATTAATAAATCCGTGTACATCTGTTTTATCCGCGTCATCCGCGTTCCAAAACTAGAAGTACCGAATCAAAAAATAAATTACAATGAGCAAAGAAGTAAAATCAGTAGAATACGGACTAGAAAAAATATTTGAAGGAGCGCAAGATTTCCTTCCTTTGTTAGGAACCGATTATGTAGAGTTCTACGTAGGAAATGCAAAACAATCTGCACATTATTATAAAACAGCTTTTGGTTACCAATCACTGGCGTATGCAGGATTGGAAACTGGGGTGCGAGACAGAACATCTTATGTGTTAAAACAAGATAAGATTTGCATCGTATTGACCACGCCATTAACGCAAGATTCTCCCATACACGACCATTTAAGAAAACATGGAGACGGGGTAAAAGTTGCTGCGCTTTGGGTAGAAGATGCAACAAGCGCTTACGAAGAAACTATGAAACGTGGAGCACGCTCTTTTATGGAGCCAACAGTTGAGAAAGACGAATTTGGTGAAGTAATACGCTCCGGAATTTATACGTACGGAGAAACCGTTCATATTTTTGTAGAACGCAAAAATTATAATGGTGTTTTCCTTCCAGGATATAAGGAATGGAAATCCGATTACAATCCGGAACCAACAGGATTAAAATATATAGACCATATGGTGGGTAATGTAGGTTGGAATGAAATGAATACCTGGGTTAAGTTCTATGAAGAAGTAATGGGATTTGTGAATTTCCTTTCTTTTGATGACAAACAAATTAATACTGAATATTCGGCCTTGATGAGTAAGGTAATGTCTAATGGAAACGGAAGAATTAAATTCCCAATCAACGAACCTGCCGAGGGAAAGAAAAAATCACAAATTGAGGAATATTTAGATTTTTATGGCGGACCTGGAATTCAGCATATCGCCATTGCAACAGATGATATTATTAAAACGGTCTCTCAGTTGAAAGCAAGAGGAGTCGAGTTTTTATCAGCTCCTCCGAATACTTATTATGAGGCAATTCCAGAGCGATTGGGAGAACACATGAAAATGATGAAAGAGGATTTAAATGAGATCGAAAAGCTAGCCATTATGGTCGATGCGGATGAGGAAGGGTATTTATTACAAATATTTACAAAACCGGTACAAGACCGACCAACGTTGTTTTTTGAAATAATACAAAGAATGGGAGCTAAAGGTTTTGGCGCGGGTAACTTTAAAGCACTTTTCGAATCAATAGAAAGAGAACAAGCATTGCGAGGAACGCTGTAAAAGCTTGTTATTTTTAGGTTATGTTAAAAAATAGTTAGTAAACGAGCTGTTTTTTTGTAAATGTTGTGTTAAATTTCATTTTTTGACTTTATAAACTAGTTTTATTAATTAGCTTTGCACTCGCAAAACAGGAAGGGGTGGTTTCCTTCCTATTATTGATATAAATTTCATAATTTATAGTTTTTTGGTTAGTTAATAGCATAAAAACTCAGTCATTATTTGACTGAGTTTTTTTGTTTTAATATATTTGGAACAAAATTTGCAGTTACGGTCAATAAATTGACAAAAAGCAATGAAAAAAATAATACTATTCATCCTATTTATAACCACAGTAAGTTTTGATTCTCAAAAAGAAGATGCTTATGATGTGGGCGAGTATTTTAAATTTCGAATTCATTATGGCATAGTGAATGCCGGATACGCTACGCTTGAAGTCAAAGACGCAGTTGT contains:
- a CDS encoding patatin-like phospholipase family protein yields the protein MKKIALLFIVFCTGLIMFSQEQHKPKVGLVLSGGGAKGFAHIGVLKVLEEAGVKIDYIGGTSMGAVIGGLYASGYNASQIDSIFQSTNFDELLNDFIPRSSKNFYEKRNDELYALVLPFNNLKIGIPEALSKGMYNYNLLSRITRNVRHIKDFNKLPTPFLCIGTNIETGEQVLLNKGNLAQAMIASSAFPSLFSPVEIDGKLLVDGGVANNYPIEEVRKLGADIIIGVDVQDDLLDRTQLKNATRILVQITNLQSIERMKKNVKETDIYIKPDIKNYGVISFDKGKEIVRKGEEATFSVFEKLKLLVDETNPYNKPALKIVTDSLQIKNINCNELDNYTKDYVVGKLRFKPGVKTTYNDLLKGINNINATQNFSTISYSLDANNERDDLNMTLKENPTKTYLKFGLHYDSLFKSGVLVNLTRKKTLFKNDIASLDIVLGDNTRYNLDYYIENGFNLSFGFKSQFNQFNRNVAKEISNLNLSNVNSINVDFTDLTNQAYFQSLFVQKFLVGAGVEFKFLKIKSETLANVDPIIDNSNYLSVFGYAKYDSFDNKYFPKKGWYFSGDIQSYLLSSNYTGDFKPFSIAKADFGIATTIFKNATIKIQTDAGFSFGNESVSFFNFVVGGYGYAPINNFKYFYGYDFLSVAANSYIKSTGTIDYEFYKNNHINFSANFANIGDKIFESVNWISVPKYSGYAVGYGLETVIGPIEIKYSWSPENPKGYTWFSVGFLF
- a CDS encoding homogentisate 1,2-dioxygenase, whose protein sequence is MPLYHKLGSFPQKRHTQFEKPNGGLYYEQLFGTEGFHGHSSLLYHVHRPTQIKEILNSYSVEPKIAIGKNIKSLLLKGFELKPEDDFLDSRKAMLVNKDCTIGLAAPKQSLRTYFYKNADADEMIFIHKGKGKLRTMMGNIPFKYGDYLIIPRGMIYQIDFDTLENRLFYVESFAPFYTPKRYKNESGQHLEHSPFCERDFILPNELETHDDKGDFLIKIKKEGMIHEVVYATHPFDVVGWDGYNFPYGFSIHNFEPITGRVHQPPPVHQTFETSTFVVCSFVPRLYDYHPKAIPAPYNHSNIDSDEVLYYVDGDFMSRNNIEQGHITLHPKGIPHGPAPGAMERSIGQTITHELAVMVDTFRPLMVTEEAMGLDDGQYYKSWVE
- the hppD gene encoding 4-hydroxyphenylpyruvate dioxygenase; translated protein: MSKEVKSVEYGLEKIFEGAQDFLPLLGTDYVEFYVGNAKQSAHYYKTAFGYQSLAYAGLETGVRDRTSYVLKQDKICIVLTTPLTQDSPIHDHLRKHGDGVKVAALWVEDATSAYEETMKRGARSFMEPTVEKDEFGEVIRSGIYTYGETVHIFVERKNYNGVFLPGYKEWKSDYNPEPTGLKYIDHMVGNVGWNEMNTWVKFYEEVMGFVNFLSFDDKQINTEYSALMSKVMSNGNGRIKFPINEPAEGKKKSQIEEYLDFYGGPGIQHIAIATDDIIKTVSQLKARGVEFLSAPPNTYYEAIPERLGEHMKMMKEDLNEIEKLAIMVDADEEGYLLQIFTKPVQDRPTLFFEIIQRMGAKGFGAGNFKALFESIEREQALRGTL